In Magnetospirillum sp. 15-1, the genomic stretch GCTGACGTCATAGCCGAGCGGTACGTTGCCGCCCATCCATATACCCTTCTTCTTGGAGGCGGCGATCTTGTCGCGGATGCGCTCGCCGGTGACTTCCCGCTCGAACTGGGCGAAGGACAGCAAGATGTTCAGCGTCAGACGCCCCATGGACGAGGTGGTGTTGAACTGCTGGGTCACCGCCACGAAGGAGACGCCGTGAGCATCGAACACCTCGACCATCTTGGCGAAATCGGCGAGCGAGCGGGTCAGGCGATCGACCTTGTAGACCACCACCACGTCGACCTTGCGCAGGACGATGTCGGCCAAGAGGCGCTGCAGCCCCGGACGTTCCATGGTGCCGCCCGAGATGCCGCCGTCGTCATAGGCGGTCTCGACCAGCTTCCAGCCCTCGCCCTTCTGGCTCTTGATGAAGGCCTCGCAGGCTTCGCGCTGGGCATGCAGCGAATTGAAATCCTGCTCCAGGCCCTCTTCCGAGGATTTGCGGGTATAGACCGCGCAACGGCGAAGTTGGGGCTTCATGCCCGAGGTTCCTTCAATCCGAAGAAGCGCGGCCCAGACCACCGCGCCCCAGTGATGGCGCGCGCCACCTCGGAGAGCGAACGCCAGGTCTCCCCCCGGTAGCGGACGCCACTGTCGAGGATGATCACCTCATGGGTGGTACCCTGCCATTCCCGCAGCAGCCGAGTGCCGGGTTTCACCGTGGTTACCGGGGCGGGAGCCTTGCCGGCGGCGATGGCCTCGCCGGCAAGGGCGATCCGGCGGGAGACCGAGGACTTGAGCCCACCACTCGCCCGCTCCTGCAGTTTGTAGGCGATGGCCAGCAGCATCAGCTTGCGGCCCAGCTTATGCGGAGGGTCTTGGTGAAAGAGCTTCTGCCAGAACTGCTTCAAGGCATCCCGGGAACGGTCGGGGAGACTCGCCGGATCCACGGGCAGAGCCTCCTCACGCTTGGTGGGGCGGCGGGCCACGATCAGCCCTCTCCACCGATCCGATAGACCCGGCCGCGGCCCTCGACCGTCCCGCTGGTCACCGGCAGCCCCAGCTTCTTCTTCACGGTGCCGCTGATGGCGCCGCGTACCGAGTGGGCCTGCCAGCCGGTAACCGCGATCAACTCCTCCAGGGTGGCGCCTTCCGGACGCTTGAGCATCTCCAGCAGGCGGGCCTGTTTGGTGGCAACCGGGGCGGCGGTGGCCTGATCCGATTCGGTGGGGGCATCCTTGCGGCTGCCCTTCACGATGCCGGTCACCAGGCCGGTGACGGCGCCGGTGGCGTTGCGGACGATTTGGCGGGCGGATGTGGTGGTCATGATCGGGGCTCCTGAGGTCAGGCGCCGCGACCGTCGCGGCGCTCCCACCACCCCAGGCCCCGCCGGTTGCCCGGTCGGGGTGGGAGGCGGGACCGCGGCCCGTTGCTGTCCCCAAGCAATGCTTGCCGGTGCGGGCAAGTCCAGTCCTTTAAGCCCCCTCCACCGACAGTCTGGGACGCAAGGCATTGACCAGCCGGTTGGCCGCGTTACAGAACCAGGCTGTCTGTGCCT encodes the following:
- a CDS encoding DUF3489 domain-containing protein; this encodes MTTTSARQIVRNATGAVTGLVTGIVKGSRKDAPTESDQATAAPVATKQARLLEMLKRPEGATLEELIAVTGWQAHSVRGAISGTVKKKLGLPVTSGTVEGRGRVYRIGGEG
- a CDS encoding DUF2924 domain-containing protein, with protein sequence MDPASLPDRSRDALKQFWQKLFHQDPPHKLGRKLMLLAIAYKLQERASGGLKSSVSRRIALAGEAIAAGKAPAPVTTVKPGTRLLREWQGTTHEVIILDSGVRYRGETWRSLSEVARAITGARWSGPRFFGLKEPRA